The window AGCGCCTACTCTCAAAGGAAATTCTCGATCGTCAGGACGCTAAGCGCACGCTGACTTTACTTGTGACCGAGGATAACGAGTATTTAAAAACAGCAATAGTTTCTGCGATGACAATGCGCGCTCCGGCTTTAACGGAAATCGCCGGATTCCGTGATGCAATGCTGGAGTTAAGTTTGCCACTTGATTTGAAAGGACTGGAGACTGCGGATTTATGTGGTACGGGAGGGGATGGAAAAAATACTTTTAATATCTCAACTCTCTCGGCGCTTACTGCTGCTGCAGCAGGAGTAAGAATC of the bacterium genome contains:
- a CDS encoding anthranilate phosphoribosyltransferase, which produces MNTEIQQILKRLLSKEILDRQDAKRTLTLLVTEDNEYLKTAIVSAMTMRAPALTEIAGFRDAMLELSLPLDLKGLETADLCGTGGDGKNTFNISTLSALTAAAAGVRI